In Myxococcus guangdongensis, a single window of DNA contains:
- a CDS encoding sigma-70 family RNA polymerase sigma factor has translation MLDFRQPNRTKQEFEELALAHLDPLYSAALRLTKNERDAEDLVQDTCMRAYRFFDKFERGTNIKAWLFKILTNTFINRYRRKVKERTVVEGVEREAVHERFVSRDATDFAANPEQYFFDRLLSDDVLRAIDSLPIDFRLVVILADLQEFSYKEIAEILECPVGTVMSRLFRGRKLLQKTLREYAVGQGVFRHEGDGVDTPANLEEYRQRKKTG, from the coding sequence CGGACGAAGCAGGAATTCGAGGAGCTGGCGCTGGCCCACCTGGACCCGCTCTATTCGGCGGCCCTGCGCCTGACGAAGAACGAGCGCGATGCCGAGGACCTGGTGCAGGACACCTGCATGAGGGCCTACCGCTTCTTCGACAAGTTCGAGCGGGGCACCAACATCAAGGCCTGGCTCTTCAAGATCCTCACCAACACGTTCATCAACCGCTACCGGCGAAAGGTGAAGGAGCGCACGGTGGTGGAGGGTGTGGAGCGCGAGGCGGTGCACGAGCGCTTCGTGAGCCGGGACGCCACGGACTTCGCGGCCAACCCCGAGCAGTACTTCTTCGACCGGCTCCTGTCGGACGACGTGCTGCGCGCCATCGACTCCCTGCCCATCGACTTCAGGCTGGTGGTCATCCTCGCGGACCTGCAGGAGTTCTCCTACAAGGAGATCGCCGAGATCCTCGAGTGCCCTGTTGGCACCGTGATGAGCCGCCTGTTCCGAGGCCGCAAGCTCCTGCAGAAGACGCTGCGCGAGTACGCGGTGGGCCAGGGTGTCTTCCGCCACGAGGGCGACGGCGTCGATACGCCGGCGAACCTCGAAGAGTATCGTCAAAGGAAGAAGACAGGGTAG